A stretch of DNA from Salvelinus sp. IW2-2015 unplaced genomic scaffold, ASM291031v2 Un_scaffold16533, whole genome shotgun sequence:
CCCAACAGTGTGCAATcatagcagcaatatttgtgacctgttgccacaagaaaagggcaaccagtgaagaacaaacaccattgtaaatacaacctatatttatgtttatttattttcccttttatactttaactatttgcacatcgttacaacactgtatatagacataatatgacatttgaaatgtcttcattattttggaacttctgtcagtgtaatgtttactgtaaattatttattgtttatttcactttttttattatctatttcccttgctttggcaatgtaaacatatgtttcccatgccaataaagccccttgaatttaaattgaactgaaagagagagagtgaggggggagtgagagggggaggggaagagagctctgaaccacacagagagagggagggaggggggagagagggagggagggaggggagagatttTGAAAACATCCCATAAACCACAAAATCCTGTGCAACGCAGTGCAGGGCAAGACGCCCAGTCAAGCCCATTGTTTCTGCAACAAAGTTTCCGGTTCCATCCATTGCGAAGCAGAGTGCTAGAGTGGCAAATCCGGACATTCCATTAGCTGGCTCAGACATATGGTTGTTCTGTACACAACCAGAGCAATACAGTTACAGCCCCAAAACTACAGTATTACTGCTGTATAGAGTAGTACCGATGTAGGATAGATagacacttacagtgccttcagaaagtattcacacccctttactttatccacattttgttgtgttacagcctgatttaaaatggattaaaaatagattttgtgtcactggtctgcacacaatactctataatgtcaaagtagaattatgtttttcgaaaagctgaaatgtcttgaatcaatacgTTTTTAACTgctttgttacggcaagcctaaataagttcaggagtaaaacttttCTTAACAagacataataagttgcatggactcattctgtgtgcaataatagtgtttaacatgatttttgaatgactacctcatctctgtaccccacacatacaattatctgtaaggtccctcagccgaacactgaatttcaaaacacagattcaaccacaaagaccagggagattttacaatgcctcgcaaaggcacctattggtagattggtaaaaataaaaaaaagcagagaatgaatatccctttgagcacggtgaagtcattaattacactttggatggtgtatcactacacccagtcactacaaagatacaggtgtccttcctaactcagttgccagagaggaaggaaactgctcagtgatttcaccttggtgacattaaaacagttacagagtctagtagctgtgatagaagaaaactgaggatggatcaacaatattgtagttactccacaatactaacctaaatgacagagtgaaaagatggaagcccgtacagaataaaaatattccaaaacatggatcctgtttgcaataaggcactaaagtaaaacagctGAAAATGTGGCAGAGAAATTCACTttacatcaaataaaatgttattggtcacatatgcatatttagcagatgttattgtgggcatagcgaaatgcttgtaaatgatttatgtcctgaatatcaagtgttatgtttggggaaaatccaacacatcactgagtaccactcttcatattttctagCATTGTGGTGTCTGCATCAcgtatgggtatacttgtcatctgcaaggactagggattttgattttgtttaaaaataaacggaatagagctaagcacaggcaaaatcctagaggaaaacctggttcagtctgctttccatgaGACACTGTgagacaaatgtacctttcagcaggacaattacctaaaacacaaggccaaatatacagtggagttggttaccaagacaacattgaatgttcctgtatgacctagttacatttttgacttaaatcgacttgaaaatcgatgacaagacttgaaaatggctgtctagcaatgattaaaaACTAActgagagcttgaagaataaaaaaataaataatgtgcaaatattgtacaattcatgttcgcaaagcttttagagacttacatgtattctgacatgtattgactcaggggtgtgaatacttatgtaaattaaatattaaattagatatttctgtatttcaaaacTTTCttaaaacacgttttcacttttgtcattatggggtattatgttcagattgatgagaagaaacatctatttaatccattttgaattcaggctctaacacaacaaaatgtggaataggtcaagaggtatgaatactttctgaaggcaatgtataagCCTTTAAAAGTCCATAACTCAGTGAAACCAATAAATACCCTACGTGAGCTTTCGTCCTTTACTCTGCAAATGTCAAGTAACTTCATGAcagcattaagaaagaaagatgaAGACAGAAAGTTGCTAGACGTGTTCTGGAATGTGCTGTAAGGGTGCGGCGTCAGTATCAGTTCAGAGGAAGTGCTACTTTACCTCTGTGTGCCAAACAACATGATTGGGCAGGTCAGGGTGTTCCAGGTATGCAGTCAAGTATCAGTCTGATTTATGTACAATACCTAAAGTCTTCCAGCCATGGGAAATGCGTAGATGATTTCAGAGTTTTTCTAAGTCGGATTTCTGTACAGTTTAACATTTTGTATTTTgatatttattaggatccccaattagtaacggctactcttcctggagtccaaacaggaaacaacataacaaatcaaataaataatatacataaatacacacacatttacattgcaATTTAGCCATTCAGCAGACACTCCCATCAAAAGTGACCCACGGCtagtgcatttatcttaagatagccagccgagacaaccacacatcacagctGTAACCCAACCACGTACCACatgcataatacaatacataatacaatgaaaaatacaatataaaatgcATAAACATTTCTGTGTggctcttcacagtccccgtccTGCCATAAGGTGGTCTTTTTTCTGGTTTTGAATCTGGTTTTATTGCTTGCTTGAGTTatctggggtggcagagagttccatttagtcatggttctatttaatactgtgcgtttcccagcctctgttctgtacCTGGGGACTGTCAtaccgatgagtgtccgaactgtgtgccagTTCATCATTTCTCATCATGTATGCATTATGCAATGCTTTTGCAAGGGCACTGATCGGATATGTTCGGATATGACACTATGTTAAAGTCAAAGTGTTTAAAACTGAAGGGAAATACTGTAAATGCCTCATCCATTGTCAGCCTTTTTAGTGGGTATGTTCTTAACTCTAAGGTGgctttctctcctcatctcctttccttcatgtGAACTGTCCTAATTGAACTAGACAGGCGATAATTCTTTCACATGTCCTGTCCCCTCAGGTTAGTACAGATGAAGGGTAGGACACAAGGAGAAGAAGCCACTTAGACTATTGAGAGGCACCCCATTAAAATGAACCCAATAGCAATGGCATATCATTCCGCATTCCAATCAACTGATGTCAGTCATTGTTTCATCACCATTTACTGTAAGGTTTCATTGTACTATGGAATCCATGAAAGGCTTGTGTATCATCCCATATcctgaaaaaagaaaagaaaaaagacatGCAGAAATGATCCCTCTAGTCATTCAGAAAGGCATCCAAAGTGAATGTGTCAAATTAAAACATGTCTTGGCAGTTGGCGGAAGAGAGTGACTTATTGTAACTGCATCGGTCCAAAACTGAAGCAAGAAGTATTGGAACACTACTGTAGCTAAGCCAGATATATTTTGACACAGTTTATGATAAACTTATCTTGATCCACAATCCTATCCATGACCTTTCTGATCCAGAGATATCGGCACACATGTACAGCACTGAATGCTCTTCTAATGCACTCAAGTATACCCACATAGCAGTCAAAAGAAAAGCATAACAAATGTCCATTCAAGCACAAAACAATTATACGATGATAAAAGgactaaacacaaacaaatagcATATAGTAGGCTATTCAGTATGATGTAATGGGGCTATGGaggatggtgtccatattaggacagcctcagtatTGACACCGTAATGGAGGGCCTAATGGTACATCATTGAAAGACAGTTCACAGGCCAGGGTCACTCTGAAAGTTGAAGGATAGTCAGAATAGAGAAATGCATTGCTATGTACAGTACACTAAGGCGTGAGTCATGACATAATAGTCGGACTTGGTTTCCgagtccgtccgtccgtccgtctataTGGATTTTAGGACATAGGGGTAGATTCCATGACGCTTGCTGTTTGTATATAGGATATAAGAGGAGATTATGGATGGCAGATGGACATGTTTTGTAAGATTGTGTGAGTCACGGACTTCAGATGGTGTTCGCTCCTTTGTGATGGCAGGGAATTGGgaagttatttatcttataacttgtccttgtggtaaaaatgatgtgggtaaaacatGAATGAAAAGTGTGAATCTCGTAGCACCATTCGGCGCAAAAACTCGCTGTACCCAGTTGCGGACCACTTTTTGGAAGCGAagcactcgatttcgtctctacgttatatcggcatcgaacatgtcaccctccctaggagagggggtgaccacgacaatttattgttaaaacaagaGGCtaaatctttaatttaaagacccttgctcctttcggtctcaacgtagactttgatctgaagccattcttgtgatttttgtgattttgctattcattgtaaatgtttgtaggcttatgtagccaaattgtatctatgatcgcatgctatccattcatgttttttgtaCGTTCTATTTATATCTtaaaattaaccaatgatatcaggccacacccggccatgattacagacacctgtgtgtgtactTTGACACTATAGAAACGagtgacccgcagtgtttgtcattttaccctgatgaagacagcttgtctgtcataacgttggttattaggttattaaatgaTTGCATCTGCGCTCCTTGAGTGTGTGGCTCTCCTCTTTTTCAAGGGAATTGGAATGAATCCATATCCTCTGGACCCATCTCTTTCTGATtctccatttttttctctcccatttACATAAGAGTTGGCACACTTGGATAGATTGCCATTTTGGGCTCATCTgtggaaagctgagactctcacaagactcatctgaaggtccctGTTACCAGTTTACATGTTTTTATGGAAGTACTAGAGATGGAGATAAAGTAGTTTCATGTCTAAAATAATAGGATAAATACATGTTAAAAACaatgatctttcttatatctctcagctataggacagacacttcagaacaaacgtcCTTTAGGTTTTTTAtttggactatctgttgttccatgtagtgaatctgttctTCAATGCGTTTCTTTTGAAtaatagcagtaatgccaaattTAATGTTTCATTAaataagttatatatatattttttttataccttaagAGGTCttaaaaatcaaatagctaaatgcttcttggtatgaccatcttaaagcAATTTCATTTGTTAGCTTAAAAGGCCCTCCCCTAGAGGGTTACGGCTTGATGCAAACAAACTTATTGTACAGAGATAACACTGTAACTGCCGCATGTCAGACATTTCGCTAAAACACTCACATAACTGTCTCATGAAAGTGACTTCAAAGCGTGAGCTCCTTATGGACTAACACTTCCTTGGACTCCAGGGAGAGTAgatgctgcttctgcaaaagctaatggagatctaaataaacaaataaataaacacgtTCAGTAGGCCTACGTCTTCTTCAACCACCCAGGTTAATGACAGCTATTCAATAAGGTAAAGGTTGTTCCATGTATCAGGCATCGCAGGCTGTTCTTTTGTCAGTTTCTCTGAGGTCTTCCGTGGCCCATGGGCTTCAATCTGCTGCTCCCATGTCAAAAGTAGAGAGTGATTTCTAGGAGCAGCACACTACTCTGAAAAAATGGAGACCCTTGTCTGAAGTGATGAAATGGCTCATACTAAGAACAGGCCTAGCTTGTGGTCGACAGGTCAGAAGACAAGGTAAGACCAGACAAGGGAAGAAAGTGTTTTAGTTGACCAATGGGATCAAGGTTCATCAAATTGAATAACTACTGGGTGTTAGCCAATTGTGATGCCTGGAAGCAGCTCTAGTCAAGACAACACCACTAATATAATGCATTTGACAGAATAGTGTGATACAACTGAAATGTTTGTCTGCACAAAAATGTTTACACAACCATTGTTTAACTCTTTTTGTCAGAAAAGGTCTCTGCTCTAAATCAGTTGTACAACTTCAGTGTGTACGGGTCCAATGGTGGTTTTAGAAATGTGCTTCATCACTAGTGCCTCATCTTCACTCACTGTAGTAGGAGAAAACAAGTATGGCATGAACTGTTAATGACAAAAAGTGATTGAAAGCGTCTTGAAAAAGCGATGGCATCACACTGGAAGGAGATAGAGATACATGTCCATGACGTATACAGAGCATGCAAAGCAGAACAGAGTATTATCTCAGAAAGCACCCTATCAAAATGTAATTCCCTGCCTATTATTCTGCAGAGATGCACACAGAGGGCCAACAATATAACATGAAACAGTGAATATCACTTATTTTGTTAATTCATTCTAATTAGATCATCTGGATCCTTACTCATTTTGGACAAAGTGGCCTGGATTTCACACAAACAGACAAGATGGAGTGGAGGCTCCTGTCGTCCCTTCTGTTCGACCACACAACCTCCAGGCCTCAGTTTTTTCTTCCCGGGAACATCTCCATCAAAACCAAGTGAAGAGTTGCCAACTGGAATCGCTTTTTGAAAGAGAAACATGTTCtcaaggagagaaaaaaagttcAGTTGACATGGAAACCAACTGACATAATTTCCCTCGCAAATTCCATTACTCGTCTTGTTGCCCTAGTTTACTTTCACGCTCATGTAATGTCCTTTTGTATACCAACGAAGGTGTAGCCGTACGTTCAGCTCTGGCAGGCCTTGGAGTTATGTAACCACTGTTGGTACAGTCTCTGCAGCAAGATCCTTTTCTTCCATTCCACTTAATATCCCTCCATAACAGTCCTTCACAGTGGAGGACACTACTCCATAAATCTCTCTTTGTATAGTGTGAAGGCTTCCAATGCCAAACAGAAGTCTGTACTTGTCAAACTGTACATCTAACCTGGTGACATTATTTTGCACAACTTGACACCACTCTGCCAAGAACCAACCAACTATAACAACTTTGTTTTATCCAACGGTCTATTGTCACAGAAGTGACATTATGTAACTCTTTTAACACCATGCTGCCAATTATCAACCTTCACTCTATAACATCCTTGTTTTATGCAACGGTCTGTATATTGTTAACATGCGCCATTCCATTATGTCTTGTAGTTTGTTTTTAGTTAAATGGGTTGTTGGGAACACCAACCGAACCTGGTCTTCACACCCTCTGCTCTGTGAGTGAAGACAGGATATCCACTGACAAGGCTGAGGATGTATTCACACTTAGTGCACCGCTGTTTCCTTTCAGCATGTATGCTATGGCGGAACCTGTCCAAGCTAAATGATTCATGGGGTTGAAACGGCTAATGATGGTGCAGAGGCTGCAGAATCCAGGTCTCTAGAAAAATAATTGAGCTGAAAAGACATCCAGGTTTTCTTTTCTGAAAGTCTTCTACAATGACCCGTCTCGCTCATGAGAAATGCTATTATTGCTGCTCGGCAACACATTGGTTCAGTATGTCAACAACAAAGCACTTCCCTTGCTAACAGTGCTTAATGTCGGCCATTTGAGTTCGAAGTACAAAACCAGAAACCCATTGGTAAAGAGAATCATGGATTTAATTTGACTTCATAACCTTTTCAAGTTTCCAGTGAGAAACAGTTGTGTTTCTAATAATAAAATCCCTCTTGAAGTGATGTTTAGCAAGTCAAGAAGCCTTGCTGATGCTTTTAGTCTTTTAAAAGAACAGAGAAGTTAACTTCAAGGCAGTGTGGATAAGTCCCTGTGGATTGAGTATGCGTGCTAAGTGGAGAACGGCTGGTTGGAAATAGCAAAATAAATGCGAGTGTAGAACCACATACTGCAGAAAGCTTTATTTAATGGTATATTGTGAGCAACAGCTGCTGTAGTTGAATGCATTGTACAGCTAGCTACTGTGTGTAGGCTATATGGAGAGTGTAAGACCTGTATATCACTCAAGGTCCTGACAGAAAATATTCATCATAAGTTGATGTTTGACTAGTAGGCCTAACCCAGTCAAGTCATAGGTACGTGATCATTTAATTGGTCTGGATATAGATTGAATTGTCAGAAAAACACTGTAAAAATAAACTCTTTTAGATGAGCTGTACACTATTGAAGTTCCCCATTTTCTGCTATCGAGTTCTGTATGGAGGCTGTCCATCCAAATTGGGTTTAGACTAGCTTAATGAACAGACACGCATGCTTGATAATAATTAAATGGGACCGCAAACAATAACTAATTCCCTTGGTTGGTAACCACAATATTTTATATGGACATAATCTAAATTGTTAGATCATAATAACAGAGAACTGTGGGAGAGTAAAGACAGAACTATGACTGCAACATCATTATGATTTAATGAAAATCATGACAATCATGACATTTAAAACAGCATCAGTCACAAAATATATACAAAGAGGgtttgtttattaaataaatactGCACCATGTAATAAATTAATCTATTCATGTACACTATGTGAAATGGCATTGGTCCTTGAAGGGCCTCTGGCTTTCTCTACCTTTGATGATGTCACAGTAGGGCACAGTTGTAGCCGCACCATTGGCTTAGCAAAAGACCACCTGGCTAGAAGCCAACTCCCCACCTAGTGTTGTGGAATGTTTTCACAGTAACACGTTTCCTCCTCTGCCCTGCAGAGAGCTACTCAATTCATCTCCACCCTGTTGAAGCCTCGCCTTAACCAAAACCAAAACACCTAACTCCGCAACCACACAAAAAgattgtcctttaaaaaaaaacactagcGTTTCAGTTCCTTTTTGCAATGTATCGTCTGGATCCAGCCCAgcattgtcccactcctcttaccAGCCTTTTCTCTTGGCTTTCCATGAAGGGATGAGTTTTGTCCCTCCATTCCATCCTGTCCATGCTGCCACAGACTTGCCACCCTCCAACCACAACAGAGCCATGTCAATTAACAAGTTCTCCCGTTAAACCAATCCCAGCCTCTTGACCTCTCACACAAACACCGAAGCCCCCAAAATGGCTACAGTGTTGGTTCTTCAGTTGCACCTCTGCAGCAGCATGTTGAGTGCGTACTCCATGCGACTGCACAGGTCAGCGCTGCAGCCGGCCATTAGGAGGGTGCTCAGGCGCAGGGTGGTGGAGATGCGCGCCTCGTTGATGTAGGTGAGCAGGTACTCATCACTCTGTCTGCACAGGAGGATCTTGGTGTGGTCATGGTAGAAGTTCACCtgcaagggaggggagggaggttaGGAGGAGTACCAACTAAGCAAGGATTCTTTCACATGGGAGTGGGTATATGTAGACTGTCTGTGGTGAGGTGTGTGCCTAGCAGTCTAGTCAGATTAGAGATTTGTTTTGAGAGGTGTGCACGCATGCACTTGTGAAAGCGAGGAGGTTGCGTGTGTGAAAGTGTGGCTGGATATGCTTCAATATattctcatttgtttttcaaatcaggGAGTTTGTCCCCCACTTTCAAGAAGCACAGTCCAAGGGGTTAATATAAAATGGCTCCCTACACATTTTAGAGACCAGTCATCTAGAAATAAGACAATAAGCGATATAGCTGTGCAGCTGTACCTGGAAGGTGCCGTCATTGAAGAGCATCATGAGGGCCCGGTCTGACTTCAGCCACTGCAGCAGGTAGAGCCTGGGGGCCCTGGGGTCTGTCACATTGGGCAAGTCTCCACCATCCATAAGGTTCTCCTCCATGTAATGGGCAAAGTATTTCAGAATGGTGACCTGGCCTATGAATGGCTCTGGAGCCTCGCAGGTGGAGAAGACAGAACAATGGCCCAGCTCGGCATAGTAGTGAACGGTCCTGGAGAAAACACCAAGGGGGAAAACAGTTAGTGAGGAATACCAATGGCATGAGAATGGAATGGCTAAGTAATAGCAATGCCTAGGGATTAGCCAGGCCAAACATATCCTTTTTCTACCTAATAGCTTTGGAATTGACCATCCTATTTTCCCGTGTATTAGTAAGATCTGGAAACAAACTACTCAGACAGGGTGGCACTACTCACCTCTTATCTGCCAGCAGACTCATGTGCGTGCCATTGTTGAAGAGGACTCCCACGGTGTGGTCCGACAGCTGGTAGCCAAAGCCGTACTTGTTGGAGTAGTCGACCCATTTGGTCACCCACTGGAAGCTGCTGCCCAGATTCTCTTTGGGAAGATCATCAgctagggggaggggggggggggacattaaCTCAATACTACAGTACTGTAGGCTATAGCACAGAATTTAGAAAATCTTAATTTCTTGTATGGATTCATTTTAATGACATGTTTATTCGGTTGCCACGGTGAtataaatgaaatacatttctaTCTTCATTCAGTTCATTGTTGTGTTTATTACATACCTTCCGGCATATTCTCCAGACACCCTTTCAGCACCCGGGCCACGGTGTCTGCTACACTGCCCATGGTACTGTCCTCAAGACCTGCAGACCAATCAAAAAATATCATAAAAGACCATTCTCTATGTTTACATTTGGTTTCAAAAACATCCTACTGAACTAGGAATCTATCCTATTGTATCTCAGTCTTCTAAAAATAGAAGACTGCACATTGATTGTCTCAAATGTAACTGGCAGACTTTAAAATCCACTCatactttaatttttttttaatccaactgtgcacaatatagggaatagtgtgcaagTCTCGCTTTGCACTTACATTCACTACTGCAGCTGCCCAGGGTGCCTCTGACAATCAAACGGATTGTGTCCCTCAGCTGCTGCTTGTTGGTGCCGTTGACCCCTTCCTTGACGGGGGCTGCTGGCCTGGCCACGTTGGGGGCCACCGGAGGCTTGCTGCTGTCCTCAGATGCCTGTCTGGAGAGAGGCTGGCTGATGGACGTCTTCCTCAGGTCATTCCGCAGCCTGGtgagctcctcttcctctttggCCATTCTATCTGTGGGCAGAACAAAAATGGCAGTTAGAAAATGGTGTCAAACTTTACAAAGATGGCCACTACGTAGAAGATCAGTATTGGTTTTTAACCACCATTTTTTTTGTGTTGCATTTGTCAGGTTACTTTGATAGATGTATGCATCTGTATTGGAGCAAGTAGACCAAGTTCCATTgcaattttttgaaaatgtgtttgcTCAATGTGAAAGTTATATCATCCCACTTCTTACTACTCAAATACCCTTTCAATACTTAACATTTCACTAGGATAataagcacacacagacagggagtatctttaaagtactacttactcAAAGTCCCCAAGTACTTGGCTTTGTCCTTCTTGCCCCCTCCGAACAGGGCGGCCGCAGCCTTCTTGAAGAAGCTCTTGGCAGGGCTGGTGTGGTGGAGGTCTGGGGCCGTGTGGCAGCAGCTGGCCGACAGCTTGTCTGGAGTGAACCCCTGGGTGACACACAGAAAGGGAATGGAAGTTAGCCTGATGTCGAGGTAGCCCAGGGTCCAAGTATGGATTGATCTCTACCTAAATATGGTTAGAAAGGAGGTGTGCTTGTGGGGATAAGTGTTGAGTATGCATGGTCAGAATGTGACTGAGGTCAGTCAATCACAGAGACTGACAGCCTCCCCCTTCCAAACATAAAACACACCTGGGTGAAGAAGTCATGTCTGAGGATGTCCTCCAGGTGTGGTCTGTCTGCAGGGCTCTTGGCCAGCATCCTGCTGATCAGCTGTTTGGCCTGGGCCGTCAGGGAGGAGGGCAGCGTGTAGCGTGCCTCGCGGATACATCGGTACGTCTCCTTCAGGTTGGTGGTCTCAAACGGGGGTCTGCCAAGGAGCATGGTGTACCTGCAGATGTAAGGGAtggacagagacagtcagtaaCCCCACTAATGACTGACAGTGATTGGGTCAGACCTATACTCTATCCACCGTTTTATA
This window harbors:
- the LOC112080852 gene encoding serine/threonine-protein kinase PLK2, translated to MDILRSIAPQPTMCEHSVNKPSEIKRKKSEEQIQATQELSRIITDPTKGKCYCRGKVLGKGGFAKCYEFTDLASGKVYAAKIIPHTRVSKPHQREKIDREIELHRILHHKHIVHFYHHFEDKDNIYILLEYCSRRSLAHILKARKVLTEPEVRYYLRQIVSGLRYLHEQEILHRDLKLGNFFINESMDLKVGDFGLAAKLEPVENRRRTICGTPNYLSPEVLNKQGHGCESDIWALGCVMYTMLLGRPPFETTNLKETYRCIREARYTLPSSLTAQAKQLISRMLAKSPADRPHLEDILRHDFFTQGFTPDKLSASCCHTAPDLHHTSPAKSFFKKAAAALFGGGKKDKAKYLGTLNRMAKEEEELTRLRNDLRKTSISQPLSRQASEDSSKPPVAPNVARPAAPVKEGVNGTNKQQLRDTIRLIVRGTLGSCSSECLEDSTMGSVADTVARVLKGCLENMPEADDLPKENLGSSFQWVTKWVDYSNKYGFGYQLSDHTVGVLFNNGTHMSLLADKRTVHYYAELGHCSVFSTCEAPEPFIGQVTILKYFAHYMEENLMDGGDLPNVTDPRAPRLYLLQWLKSDRALMMLFNDGTFQVNFYHDHTKILLCRQSDEYLLTYINEARISTTLRLSTLLMAGCSADLCSRMEYALNMLLQRCN